The following coding sequences are from one Paenibacillus sp. FSL R5-0912 window:
- a CDS encoding DsrE/DsrF/DrsH-like family protein, with translation MGKKLNLLMFSGEYDKAMAGLILANAARDIEVEVTMFFSFWGLFLIRDPETMTLEDKSIYEKLMDVITPKGPEQLPLSRMNFSGLGKLMLEEMIEDQGAPKLIHFLKGARKKNIKFYACKLSVEIMGFKPEELLPEVEIIDAAAYLKDALESDIQLFI, from the coding sequence ATGGGTAAAAAATTAAATCTGCTGATGTTCAGCGGAGAATATGACAAAGCCATGGCGGGACTGATTCTGGCGAATGCCGCTAGGGATATTGAGGTAGAGGTTACGATGTTCTTCTCATTCTGGGGGCTGTTCCTCATCCGGGACCCGGAGACAATGACGCTGGAGGACAAGAGTATCTACGAGAAGCTGATGGATGTTATTACGCCCAAAGGGCCGGAGCAGCTGCCGCTCTCGCGGATGAACTTCAGCGGCCTAGGCAAGCTGATGCTGGAGGAGATGATTGAGGATCAAGGGGCACCGAAGCTGATTCACTTCCTTAAGGGGGCGCGCAAAAAGAACATCAAGTTCTATGCCTGCAAGCTCTCGGTGGAAATTATGGGCTTCAAGCCCGAGGAGCTTCTGCCTGAGGTGGAGATTATCGATGCTGCCGCGTACCTGAAGGACGCGCTGGAAAGTGATATCCAGCTTTTCATCTAA
- a CDS encoding putative bifunctional diguanylate cyclase/phosphodiesterase, whose translation MAFINKKPLTIIVGFLVVLQLSLFYYYSLSVNREYRAEKADLSSQAVMLTSNIEERVAIVKGVSSFIQTVGFDADPALINNYLVTAHNNNSSYVTNIMIAPDGLIRYLYPLEGNTAILGKSLLLDASLASPGMIQETIRSRGITVDGPRTLAQGGYGMVIRQAIYKDNSFQGIVSVTVKIDNIVNQLALEDSNIYVTAEDHTFLFGNESHADELQLTVPVQAYNQHWLMGISLPTYKKWQVFRSVLWIDIAFLLVIAFILYIFWHQSRFNRELERVVSIRTRDLRISKRLYEKLAHYDSLTEIPNRRFFMDEFERLLQCSDPTQTYSLFFFDLNRFKEINDTLGHSTGDQVIKTLAGRLKSGDLPFKLFARTGGDEFVMIFPDLPHEQIPVVAEQISLIISQTLLISGAHLSLSTSIGISLYPEHSKNKDDLLKFADMSMYQAKIQEDTNFFIFDWELREKLEQKTMIAKYLHSALEREEFVLYYQPQINAVTGKMIGMEALIRWNHPEKGLIGPGTFIAAVEEAGLMIQLTDWVLREVCRQLCEWRKLGIPLLRTSINISNSWFYNRNLIENLLSVLDQYGLDTNVLEFEITESTALLEEHYPLLQQMRDHGIIVSIDDFGTKYSSLNYLKHFPVNKIKIDRTFITGIGVSSIDETIIKSIVFVASQLGYDLIAEGVETPEQLAFLVKHDCPHIQGFLFFPPLPADEIRKLAS comes from the coding sequence ATGGCTTTCATTAATAAAAAGCCTTTAACGATTATTGTCGGCTTCTTAGTCGTCCTGCAGCTCTCGCTGTTCTATTATTATTCCTTGTCCGTGAACCGGGAATACAGGGCTGAGAAGGCCGATCTGTCCTCACAGGCAGTCATGCTGACCTCAAATATTGAGGAGAGAGTGGCAATTGTCAAAGGCGTAAGTTCCTTTATTCAAACGGTCGGCTTCGATGCTGATCCCGCACTCATTAATAACTATCTGGTAACGGCACACAACAACAACTCAAGCTATGTCACGAACATTATGATCGCTCCTGACGGTCTTATCCGCTACCTCTACCCTCTTGAAGGCAATACAGCGATTCTGGGCAAAAGCCTGCTGCTGGATGCCTCCCTGGCCTCCCCCGGCATGATCCAAGAAACGATACGCTCCCGCGGCATTACGGTAGACGGGCCCCGTACACTAGCCCAAGGCGGCTATGGAATGGTAATCCGGCAAGCAATTTACAAAGACAACTCTTTCCAGGGCATCGTCTCGGTTACAGTGAAGATTGATAACATTGTGAACCAGCTTGCGCTCGAGGACAGCAATATATATGTTACAGCCGAGGACCACACGTTCCTCTTTGGCAATGAATCCCATGCAGATGAACTGCAGCTTACCGTTCCTGTTCAGGCCTATAATCAGCATTGGCTGATGGGGATTTCCCTGCCCACCTACAAGAAATGGCAAGTGTTCCGCAGCGTACTGTGGATCGATATTGCCTTCCTGCTTGTGATTGCCTTCATTCTCTATATCTTCTGGCATCAGAGCCGGTTCAACCGTGAGCTGGAGCGGGTAGTCAGCATCCGGACCCGTGATTTGCGTATTTCCAAGCGTCTGTATGAAAAGCTGGCGCATTACGACAGTCTGACAGAGATACCGAACCGGCGGTTTTTCATGGATGAATTCGAGCGGCTGCTGCAATGTTCTGACCCGACTCAGACTTATAGCTTATTCTTTTTCGACTTGAACCGGTTTAAGGAGATCAATGATACGCTTGGGCACTCTACAGGAGATCAGGTGATTAAGACACTGGCCGGCCGGTTGAAATCCGGTGATCTGCCCTTCAAGCTGTTCGCGCGTACCGGCGGAGATGAATTCGTCATGATCTTCCCTGACCTGCCGCATGAGCAAATCCCTGTAGTTGCCGAACAGATTAGCTTAATAATCTCGCAGACGCTGCTGATCTCCGGAGCACATCTCAGCTTGTCCACCAGCATCGGCATCTCCCTGTACCCTGAGCATTCGAAGAATAAAGATGATCTGCTCAAATTCGCGGATATGTCCATGTACCAGGCCAAGATACAGGAAGACACCAACTTCTTCATCTTCGACTGGGAGCTGCGTGAGAAGCTGGAGCAGAAGACGATGATCGCTAAGTATTTGCATTCTGCACTGGAGCGGGAGGAATTCGTGCTGTATTATCAGCCGCAGATCAATGCAGTCACAGGTAAAATGATCGGTATGGAGGCGCTAATCCGCTGGAACCATCCCGAGAAGGGTCTGATCGGACCGGGTACCTTCATCGCCGCCGTGGAAGAAGCCGGACTGATGATCCAGCTGACCGACTGGGTGCTGCGCGAGGTATGCCGCCAGCTCTGCGAATGGAGAAAACTGGGGATTCCGCTGCTGCGGACATCCATTAATATCTCCAACAGCTGGTTCTACAACCGCAATCTGATCGAGAATCTGCTCTCCGTGCTTGACCAGTACGGACTGGATACCAATGTGCTGGAATTCGAGATTACAGAGAGCACCGCATTGCTGGAAGAACACTATCCGCTGCTGCAGCAGATGCGCGATCACGGAATCATCGTTTCCATTGACGATTTCGGCACGAAATATTCCTCACTGAATTACCTGAAGCATTTTCCCGTGAACAAAATCAAAATTGACCGTACCTTCATCACCGGCATCGGTGTCAGTTCCATTGACGAGACCATCATCAAATCCATCGTCTTTGTCGCCTCGCAGCTTGGCTATGACCTGATTGCCGAAGGGGTAGAGACACCGGAGCAGCTCGCCTTCCTGGTGAAGCATGATTGCCCGCATATTCAGGGATTCCTGTTCTTCCCTCCGCTGCCTGCCGACGAAATCCGCAAGCTGGCTTCATAA
- a CDS encoding DUF6081 family protein, giving the protein MDKNKPISEEVQPAEVKQTVIGDFHTILTEGKVWRTGGFTLPDGSFWAYREPEAVVIVRNGYLYVRAQLSRQNDHVQILDNAKHMYYSAQPVEVPEEGEISFELQIRARTQGTAPGDLYDGYVSLNLLDFTTGAALDFFAGNDKYASVYGILPFPGVTVPETGGTKYFCIFTEDTGFKAREFNTYKITYHRGKNEAVFFVNGQEVRREQNVPVKFNSFTIALGIMTEKDLTPEGSVSAHGQTVIAEWSPVTVTTSAK; this is encoded by the coding sequence ATGGACAAGAACAAACCAATTAGTGAAGAAGTGCAACCGGCTGAGGTTAAACAAACTGTAATCGGAGATTTTCATACCATTCTGACTGAGGGTAAGGTCTGGAGAACCGGCGGCTTCACGCTGCCTGACGGCTCGTTCTGGGCTTACCGTGAACCGGAAGCTGTAGTGATTGTACGTAATGGATATCTGTATGTGCGGGCTCAGCTGAGTCGCCAGAACGACCATGTGCAGATTCTTGATAACGCCAAGCATATGTATTATTCGGCCCAGCCGGTAGAAGTGCCTGAAGAGGGGGAAATCAGCTTCGAGCTGCAGATCCGTGCCCGTACGCAGGGGACAGCGCCGGGCGATCTGTATGACGGCTATGTTTCGCTGAATTTACTTGATTTCACGACAGGTGCCGCGCTTGATTTCTTCGCCGGCAACGATAAATATGCCAGTGTGTATGGAATTCTGCCGTTTCCGGGTGTAACAGTACCCGAGACCGGAGGAACCAAATACTTCTGCATTTTCACAGAGGATACCGGCTTCAAGGCGCGTGAATTCAATACTTACAAAATCACTTACCACCGGGGTAAAAACGAGGCTGTATTCTTTGTGAACGGTCAAGAGGTGCGCCGCGAGCAGAATGTGCCGGTTAAATTCAACAGCTTCACTATCGCTTTGGGCATTATGACCGAGAAGGATCTGACGCCGGAGGGCAGCGTATCCGCACACGGGCAGACGGTAATTGCAGAATGGTCACCGGTGACCGTTACAACCTCTGCAAAGTAA
- a CDS encoding acetate uptake transporter encodes MSAQPQTTQSVKIVTADPSAIGLFGLAIVTLVASSQKLEITTGLSYAIPWAIFLGAFAQLFASIQDAKHNNTFGMTAFGAYAFFWFGMGASWLIKLGVFGTVLAEGVDPKQLGFVFVGYLVFTLFMTLGAVEANRVLLVIFILIDFLFLGLAMDSFGVAAEFFHKLAAVAEMAIGIVSLYGCGASVLNAHFGRTFLPIGAPLGIFKK; translated from the coding sequence ATGTCAGCGCAACCGCAAACAACTCAATCCGTCAAAATCGTCACCGCCGACCCCAGCGCCATCGGCTTGTTCGGATTGGCTATCGTCACCTTGGTCGCTTCTTCACAAAAGCTCGAAATCACAACAGGTCTAAGCTACGCTATTCCATGGGCTATCTTCCTCGGAGCCTTCGCCCAGCTGTTCGCATCCATTCAGGATGCCAAGCACAACAACACCTTTGGCATGACCGCTTTTGGTGCCTATGCATTCTTCTGGTTCGGCATGGGCGCAAGCTGGCTGATCAAGCTCGGGGTATTCGGTACGGTGCTGGCAGAAGGCGTTGATCCCAAGCAGCTCGGATTTGTTTTTGTAGGATATCTTGTGTTCACCCTGTTCATGACGCTCGGCGCTGTTGAAGCGAACCGCGTCCTGCTGGTCATCTTCATTCTCATCGACTTCCTGTTCCTCGGCCTCGCTATGGATTCCTTCGGAGTCGCTGCGGAATTCTTCCACAAGCTGGCTGCCGTTGCGGAAATGGCTATCGGAATTGTATCCCTCTACGGCTGCGGCGCATCTGTGCTCAATGCTCATTTCGGACGTACTTTCCTGCCGATCGGCGCACCGCTGGGCATCTTCAAGAAATAA
- a CDS encoding helix-turn-helix domain-containing protein, with the protein MSNTNELGIYGFRFSEPDRLPLLNLFAAGHSVELSPEYHWNGLERSDGPLLLFQYTVSGSGIYELDGESFSIGPGQAFMAEIPGSHRYYHPGGTEPWEFYFLLFRPEPLLPLWNDIKSRIGETPALDSGSPPVRMLRDIVREAHAGRITDPYSASSLLHQFMMELGRHTSGGPRDAADWPPAIRECVRFIEANYCSMIGQEQLAGKLGLSKFHLLRTFSKAVGVTPNDYLNRVRTQHAVELLRTTDCSIEAIAGQVGYSSGSYFIKVFHKLTGQTPGAFRSGNSSLNYSRLFFS; encoded by the coding sequence GTGAGCAATACAAACGAACTGGGCATCTACGGCTTCCGCTTCAGTGAGCCGGACCGGCTGCCGCTGCTGAATCTCTTTGCAGCCGGGCATTCGGTTGAGCTGAGCCCGGAGTATCACTGGAACGGCCTGGAGCGCAGCGATGGTCCGCTGCTGCTCTTCCAGTACACCGTTTCGGGAAGCGGGATCTATGAGCTTGACGGGGAGAGCTTCAGCATCGGCCCCGGACAGGCCTTCATGGCTGAGATTCCCGGCAGCCACCGGTATTATCATCCCGGCGGCACGGAGCCGTGGGAGTTCTATTTCCTGCTCTTCCGGCCGGAGCCGCTGCTGCCGCTCTGGAATGATATCAAATCCAGAATCGGGGAAACCCCGGCCCTGGATTCCGGAAGCCCGCCGGTCCGTATGCTGCGCGATATCGTCCGTGAAGCCCACGCCGGACGGATTACCGATCCCTACTCGGCTTCCTCGCTGCTTCATCAATTCATGATGGAGCTCGGCAGGCATACCTCCGGCGGTCCGCGCGACGCGGCCGACTGGCCGCCCGCCATCCGGGAATGCGTCCGGTTCATCGAAGCGAATTACTGCTCTATGATCGGCCAGGAGCAGCTCGCCGGGAAGCTGGGCCTCTCGAAATTCCATCTGCTGCGGACCTTCAGCAAGGCAGTGGGTGTTACCCCCAATGACTATTTGAACCGGGTCCGCACTCAGCATGCCGTGGAGCTGCTGAGAACAACAGACTGCAGCATCGAAGCCATTGCGGGTCAGGTCGGCTATTCCTCTGGCAGTTACTTCATTAAGGTATTCCATAAGCTTACCGGCCAGACACCAGGTGCCTTCCGCTCAGGGAACAGCAGCCTGAATTACAGCCGTCTGTTCTTCAGCTGA
- a CDS encoding prenyltransferase translates to MMEKWTIFKKASRFGVIPVMLIPVVLGTVGAYVWQGVFHPFLFVITFVGAAAAHLFSNMVNDLWDFRNGTDTEAHNTPEAISTNSGFLSGGMMRESLFALLTWGLLAVAVACGLLLSLYSGWEILWFVAGGALIAYFYVAPPLRFGYRGKGYSELAIFLAFGLMPVLGAYFVQTGEFSLKPVLLSLPIGLLTTLLLFNHHFLHWRADQQAGKRTLVVVWGERRALIFSHVLLYTSYASLIVCVLLDVLPVYALLALLTAITPVHVYRNLQPQNASAAYLPLMGASQRASVRCGLIMAVALLIQGLV, encoded by the coding sequence ATGATGGAAAAATGGACGATATTTAAGAAAGCCTCACGGTTTGGAGTTATTCCCGTTATGCTTATACCTGTTGTCTTGGGAACAGTCGGGGCATATGTATGGCAGGGAGTATTCCATCCGTTTTTGTTTGTTATAACCTTTGTCGGAGCGGCTGCGGCACACTTATTCTCCAACATGGTGAATGATTTATGGGACTTCCGCAACGGAACCGACACGGAGGCGCATAATACACCTGAGGCCATTTCTACGAATTCCGGTTTCTTGTCCGGAGGAATGATGCGGGAGTCGCTATTTGCGCTTCTGACCTGGGGTCTGCTGGCCGTTGCAGTCGCCTGCGGATTACTGCTTAGCTTGTACAGCGGCTGGGAGATACTATGGTTTGTCGCCGGCGGTGCACTGATCGCTTATTTCTACGTCGCGCCGCCGCTGCGTTTCGGCTACCGCGGCAAGGGCTACAGTGAGCTTGCTATCTTCCTTGCGTTCGGATTGATGCCTGTTCTGGGCGCCTATTTCGTTCAGACCGGGGAATTCAGCCTGAAGCCTGTCCTGCTGTCTCTGCCGATCGGGCTTCTGACAACGCTGCTGCTGTTCAACCACCACTTCCTGCACTGGAGAGCTGACCAGCAGGCCGGCAAGCGTACGCTTGTTGTAGTATGGGGCGAACGCAGAGCATTGATTTTCTCTCATGTGCTGCTCTATACCTCATATGCATCCCTTATTGTTTGTGTACTGCTTGATGTACTGCCGGTGTATGCGCTGCTCGCCTTGCTGACGGCCATTACACCGGTGCATGTCTACCGCAACCTGCAGCCGCAGAATGCATCTGCCGCTTATCTGCCGCTCATGGGCGCCTCACAGCGGGCCTCTGTGCGCTGCGGGTTAATCATGGCGGTGGCACTGCTCATTCAGGGACTGGTCTGA
- a CDS encoding GGDEF domain-containing protein, with the protein MTDTIVGNTLGIFSLCLTISFATKNIVVNRQKNNLYLCAAVTTICLLLLETATVYLENNRSASYVILYRMINSLGFSLSPLVPFFLLCLNSIGKSSTLKALLLRIPLLINAVVCVLSCWTGWVYYVDAAGHYTRGDLFLLPAIVSMYYIIGLIAAILRTNAEYEWENNKVLLLILLVPVLCMVIQIIYTGFIIIWASVAISLLMYYIYLRELQFTYDAPTLIKNRSAFEKDMEHSGKASEQVVVVVIDLNHLKTINDCFGHTAGDEAIVDCANVIKQSFKGIGRPFRIGGDEFCVLCKDMPVEAVDKALYQMDHAAKDINRNRRFPLVLAYGYSVFHTRGREDIHTVFTYADRAMYEHKARLKSDV; encoded by the coding sequence ATGACCGATACTATTGTTGGGAATACCCTTGGTATATTTTCCTTATGCTTGACTATCAGTTTTGCCACAAAAAACATCGTCGTTAACCGTCAGAAGAATAACCTTTATTTGTGTGCGGCGGTTACGACGATTTGTTTGCTGCTGCTTGAGACTGCAACGGTCTATCTGGAGAATAACAGGAGTGCAAGCTATGTAATCCTCTACCGGATGATCAACAGCCTGGGCTTTTCACTAAGTCCCCTTGTACCCTTTTTTTTGCTGTGTTTGAATAGCATCGGCAAGAGTAGCACCCTTAAAGCTCTGCTGTTGCGGATACCGCTCCTTATCAATGCTGTAGTCTGTGTACTGAGCTGCTGGACGGGTTGGGTTTATTATGTAGATGCTGCAGGCCATTATACGCGAGGAGACCTCTTTCTGTTGCCGGCAATCGTAAGTATGTATTACATCATTGGCCTCATCGCAGCTATTCTGAGAACCAATGCAGAATACGAATGGGAGAATAACAAGGTTTTGCTGCTCATTTTGCTCGTACCCGTCTTATGCATGGTGATTCAGATTATTTATACCGGTTTCATCATTATCTGGGCGAGTGTCGCGATATCCCTGTTGATGTACTATATCTATCTGCGTGAGCTGCAGTTTACTTATGATGCACCTACGCTGATTAAGAACCGTTCTGCTTTTGAAAAGGATATGGAGCATAGCGGGAAGGCCAGCGAGCAAGTGGTGGTCGTAGTGATTGATCTAAATCACTTAAAGACAATCAATGACTGCTTTGGACATACTGCTGGAGATGAAGCCATTGTGGATTGTGCTAACGTGATTAAACAGAGCTTCAAAGGAATCGGCAGACCCTTCAGAATCGGCGGTGATGAGTTTTGTGTGCTGTGCAAGGACATGCCGGTGGAGGCCGTGGACAAAGCTTTATATCAAATGGATCACGCAGCAAAGGATATCAACCGGAACCGGAGATTTCCTCTTGTGCTTGCGTACGGCTACTCCGTTTTTCATACAAGGGGCCGGGAGGATATTCATACAGTATTCACTTATGCTGACCGGGCAATGTATGAGCATAAGGCTAGACTCAAGAGTGATGTGTAG
- a CDS encoding bifunctional diguanylate cyclase/phosphodiesterase: protein MKLRKKIMIFIGFVAVLGIGTTYLLLHMILLNRFEKLDEAQLQRNLNKAVASYNEELQDMKTGLLNYSVGEETYRFMESVRNNGPALSGSIAPTPSSLDQTTYEINRFDMIALLDLNGSPIYGGSYDLALGSVTPLTQEQLTLFKLIHSRLPAFTGTEESRSGVVILDKGPMLITLTPIAGSSSDKAVIGTAVAGRMLHPEENTHIWKDTLSTIHVSRATSAMLAESGGQPTWTRLVSDDMMSIHTAVNDLFGDPGLIISLKEPRQLYNSGLKSIGTFCRLYFISMLLLLAASMLFVNRFILNRMSSLIRNIRAIGSSKDLSIRIPSTGRDEFGEVEVEFNRMIDSLEQVQDELRQQSLLDPLTQLPNRSLFFAKLNEAIAGAKAINRQIALVFIDLDHFKTVNDTLGHDFGDAILKETAFRISQVVGKHDVVSRLGGDEFTILLSDIADAGSIHTQLSQIQAALSMPHHIKGHLLYNTASIGISIYPQNGEDADYLVKQADLAMFHVKETGRNNIFLYSEGLEAGIRRKKVLAQQLLSAAVANEFEVHYQPILGAGTLQVSKVEALLRWTSPSYGSISPAEFIPLAESSGSIVGIGGWVLRQVCSDMREFRSRGLEVTAAVNISALQLMQPGLLELLLDLLHEYELPASSLELEITESVLVSGDSIFRSLQQLRAHGFRISLDDFGTGFSSLSYLRRFPVDVIKIDRSFVSEMSPAPPGDVLVKAIIELSHNLGLRVVSEGIEHKEQFDMLRELGSDELQGYYISRPLQVTALYSFLAQKNYFSESK, encoded by the coding sequence ATGAAACTCCGCAAAAAAATAATGATCTTCATTGGCTTTGTAGCCGTACTCGGAATAGGCACTACCTACCTGCTTCTTCACATGATTCTGCTTAACCGTTTCGAGAAGCTGGACGAGGCGCAGCTGCAGCGCAACTTGAACAAAGCTGTGGCTTCCTATAATGAAGAACTGCAGGACATGAAGACCGGACTACTAAATTACTCCGTGGGGGAAGAAACCTACAGGTTCATGGAATCCGTAAGAAATAACGGCCCGGCCTTATCCGGCAGTATTGCCCCCACCCCCAGCAGCTTAGATCAGACCACCTATGAAATCAACCGTTTCGATATGATCGCCCTGCTGGATTTGAACGGCAGTCCAATATACGGCGGCTCCTACGATCTGGCATTAGGAAGTGTTACCCCCTTGACACAGGAACAGCTCACTCTTTTCAAGCTGATCCACAGCCGTCTGCCTGCTTTCACCGGAACCGAAGAGAGCAGGAGCGGCGTTGTTATTCTGGATAAGGGTCCTATGCTGATTACGCTCACGCCCATTGCCGGCAGCAGCAGTGACAAGGCAGTGATTGGAACGGCCGTTGCCGGAAGAATGCTACACCCGGAAGAGAATACGCATATCTGGAAGGACACCCTCTCAACTATTCATGTGTCCCGCGCCACCTCTGCGATGCTTGCGGAGAGCGGAGGCCAGCCGACCTGGACCCGCCTGGTCTCGGACGATATGATGTCGATTCATACGGCGGTGAATGATTTGTTCGGTGATCCGGGCCTGATCATCTCCCTGAAGGAGCCCCGGCAGCTCTACAATAGCGGACTGAAGTCCATAGGCACCTTCTGCAGGCTCTATTTCATCTCCATGCTGCTGCTGCTTGCCGCAAGCATGCTATTCGTCAACCGGTTTATTCTGAACCGGATGTCATCGCTGATAAGAAATATCCGCGCTATCGGCAGCAGCAAGGATCTGTCTATCCGGATTCCCAGCACCGGGCGGGATGAATTCGGCGAAGTGGAGGTTGAATTCAACCGGATGATCGATTCACTTGAACAGGTGCAGGACGAGCTGCGGCAGCAATCCCTGCTGGACCCGTTGACCCAGTTGCCTAACCGCTCACTCTTTTTTGCCAAGCTGAATGAAGCCATCGCCGGGGCCAAAGCAATCAACCGGCAGATTGCCCTGGTATTTATTGATCTGGATCATTTCAAGACGGTGAACGACACTCTGGGCCATGATTTCGGGGATGCCATCCTGAAGGAGACGGCCTTCCGGATCTCACAGGTTGTCGGCAAACACGATGTGGTCTCCCGGCTTGGCGGGGACGAATTCACCATACTGCTCTCCGATATCGCCGATGCCGGGAGCATTCATACGCAGCTGTCGCAGATTCAGGCGGCCCTCTCCATGCCGCACCATATTAAGGGACATCTTCTATATAATACGGCCAGTATCGGTATCAGCATTTATCCGCAGAACGGTGAAGATGCCGATTATCTGGTCAAACAGGCTGATCTGGCCATGTTCCATGTCAAGGAGACAGGCCGCAATAACATCTTTCTGTATTCAGAGGGTCTTGAGGCAGGGATCCGGCGCAAGAAGGTCCTGGCCCAGCAGTTGCTCTCAGCCGCAGTGGCGAACGAGTTCGAGGTGCATTATCAGCCTATCCTTGGTGCAGGTACTTTGCAGGTATCGAAGGTGGAGGCACTGCTGCGCTGGACCAGTCCGAGCTACGGAAGCATCTCACCGGCCGAGTTCATCCCGCTGGCGGAGAGCAGCGGCTCGATTGTCGGCATTGGCGGCTGGGTACTGCGGCAGGTCTGCTCCGATATGCGTGAATTCCGCAGCCGGGGCCTGGAAGTCACCGCCGCAGTCAATATCTCTGCTCTGCAGCTGATGCAGCCCGGTCTTCTTGAACTGCTGCTCGATCTGCTTCATGAGTATGAGCTGCCTGCGTCAAGTCTGGAGCTGGAGATTACAGAGAGCGTTCTGGTCTCCGGGGACAGCATCTTCCGGTCGCTGCAGCAGCTTAGAGCCCACGGCTTCCGGATCTCGCTTGATGATTTCGGCACAGGTTTCTCTTCCTTAAGCTATCTTCGCCGCTTCCCTGTCGATGTGATTAAGATTGACCGTTCATTCGTTTCCGAGATGTCTCCGGCCCCGCCGGGTGATGTGCTCGTCAAGGCAATTATTGAGCTAAGCCATAACCTCGGGCTGCGGGTAGTCTCCGAAGGTATAGAGCATAAGGAGCAGTTCGACATGCTGCGCGAGCTGGGCAGTGACGAGCTGCAGGGATACTATATCAGCAGGCCTCTTCAGGTCACGGCGCTTTATTCTTTTTTGGCGCAGAAAAATTACTTTTCGGAGTCAAAATAA